The Coffea arabica cultivar ET-39 chromosome 1e, Coffea Arabica ET-39 HiFi, whole genome shotgun sequence genome has a window encoding:
- the LOC113706657 gene encoding DDT domain-containing protein PTM isoform X2 — protein sequence MEDAEVRLERKRGRKRKRVDVQNVEMDVDGKKRAVVTRSKRLVGCYVRKEFEGSGFYLGKVVSYDTGLYRVDYEDGDCEDLESGEVRSFLIDESEIDGEWMERKNKLDALLLHKDKDVEAINELKTENVVPLESANVVANAQVKETSAVSELINANCDAEIEGVQIDYDANVDSVSDSCEDEEISSEVEVPVVPPPELPPSSWNIGVPAEDVSHLLSVYSFLRSFSIQLFLSPFGLDDFVGSLNCSAPNTLLDSVHVALMRVLRHYFEKLSVDGSELASKCLRGMDWSLLDTLTWPIYLVHYLMVMDYTDGPEWKGFFIHALEREYYTLSAGKKLLILQILCDDVLDSEELRAEIDIREESEGGIDPDTGMVVAPVAGPRRVHPRNSKTSACKGQEAMQIIAQSREMKSFSNSGNLGLSVQGQDGISDMDQDGNGDECRLCGMDGTLLCCDGCPASYHSRCIGVCKVFIPEGPWYCPECTIDKVGPRITKGTTLKGAEVFGVDVYSQAFIGACDHLLVLNASTNLHSCARYYSKNDIPCVLQALLSSMEHIVMYKEIFKAIIQYWEIPEDIISFTETSEIADHQLAEEHLNCTVPSSVMPLGLGNGDASIETVGPQMNIPGEVQVKYTVFPGSLDQGTVQSDFMSKEKSGPETATCMSTNMFGNCRDYVSGPYVTPKLAVAYKHIKIRVGKSFHSTENAISYMGSSFKAQGYVNNYLHGDFSASAAAKLAVLSSEENQVSGSHSSDRRKLISANISLQVKAFSSAAMRFFWPHTEKKLIEVPRERCSWCFCCKASVSSKRGCLLNAAVANAIKGSMKIFAGLRHAKSGEGCLPGIATYIMFMEESLSGLTVGPFLSSAFRRQWRTQMEHANTCGALKLLLLELEENIRTIALSGDWVKLVDGWSPESSVTPSAVNASGSTQKRRPGRRGRKTSVMTEVTADDSQDILADFTWWRGGKLTKLLLQKGVLPRILVKKSARQGGSRKIPGIYYVEASDTPKRSRRLVWRAAVEMSKNISQLALHVRYLDFHVRWNDLVRPEQNIQDVKGPETEASAFRNAYVSDKRVIDNDTTYCVAFGNQKHLPSRVMKNIIKVEQTQDGKEKYWFSETRIPLYLIKEFEENAAKVLIQKTDKPVNATVNLQRRRLKAFRKDVFSYLARKRDTKDMCCCALCKQDVLMGDAVKCSVCKGACHEQCTVSSTVHINEEVEFLIICKQCYHSKALSQTENNYESPTSPLLLQRQEFAPVMVRKAENPIGCDQPSMAVKTVQHASDAKSINASKSGSKSKRKLCSWGLIWRKKNCEDTGSDFRSKNILLKGSRDFGLSGPLCHLCRQPYNCDLTYIRCETCLNWYHGEAVELQESKISDLLGFKCCRCRRIRSPVCPYLDPDSKKQLEEKKTRSKPAKQDEKDPSVDVVPQQVKLEPAMPHLPAMEQVVYVAEDDPLLFNHTRVEQITEQNSSVDYEWNATSVSGFGPQKLPVRRHNKRDKEEDCSLAGNSAHDDLSAFGGNVFNSADESLSQVQWDPTASGFGDGMMFNYEDLSFEDMEFEPQTYFSFNELLASDDGVQQDVVGSAENVAENWENSSILPSDGVVDASFNQQEPSSLVKHAVNTVPCRMCTRYEPCPDLCCQICGILIHSHCSLWIEQSLRDGGWRCGNCREWF from the exons ATGGAGGATGCGGAAGTTAGATTGGAGAGGAAAAGGGGGCGGAAAAGGAAGAGAGTTGATGTTCAGAATGTGGAAATGGATGTAGATGGGAAGAAGAGGGCAGTGGTGACACGGTCGAAGAGGCTGGTGGGGTGTTATGTGAGGAAGGAATTCGAGGGGAGTGGGTTTTATTTGGGGAAGGTTGTTTCATATGATACGGGGTTGTATAGGGTTGATTATGAGGATGGGGATTGTGAGGATTTGGAGAGTGGTGAAGTGAGGAgctttttgattgatgagagTGAAATAGACGGTGAGTGGATGGAGCGCAAAAATAAGTTGGATGCTTTATTGTTGCATAAAGACAAGGATGTAGAGGCGATTAATGAATTGAAAACCGAGAATGTGGTCCCATTAGAGTCTGCAAATGTCGTTGCCAATGCTCAGGTCAAAGAAACGTCTGCAGTTAGCGAGTTGATTAATGCTAATTGTGATGCTGAAATTGAGGGCGTTCAAATTGATTATGATGCTAATGTTGACTCAGTGAGTGATTCCTGTGAGGATGAGGAAATCAGTTCAGAGGTGGAAGTGCCGGTTGTTCCACCACCAGAGTTGCCTCCCTCTTCGTGGAATATTGGGGTTCCAGCAGAGGATGTGTCGCACCTTCTTTCCGTATATAGTTTTCTGCGCTCGTTTAGTATTCAGCTGTTTTTGAGTCCCTTTGGACTGGATGATTTTGTGGGATCACTCAACTGTTCTGCTCCGAACACATTGTTGGACTCTGTCCATGTAGCTCTCATGCGTGTTTTGAGGCATTATTTCGAAAAGCTCTCAGTGGATGGTTCGGAGCTCGCATCAAAGTGCTTGAG AGGCATGGATTGGAGCTTGCTAGATACATTGACCTGGCCTATTTATCTGGTTCACTATTTAATGGTGATGGACTACACAGATGGTCCCGAATGGAAAGGTTTTTTTATCCATGCACTGGAGAGAGAATATTACACTTTATCTGCTGGTAAGAAGCTCTTGATTTTGCAAATCTTGTGTGATGATGTTTTAGATTCTGAGGAATTAAGAGCAGAGATTGACATTCGCGAAGAATCAGAAGGGGGAATAGATCCAGATACGGGAATGGTTGTTGCTCCCGTGGCTGGACCAAGAAGAGTTCAtcctagaaattccaaaacttcTGCTTGTAAAGGTCAAGAAGCAATGCAAATTATTGCCCAAAGTCGTGAAATGAAGTCATTTTCCAACTCTGGTAATCTGGGGTTGAGTGTTCAGGGACAAGATGGTATTTCGGATATGGATCAGGATGGTAATGGCGATGAATGCCGTCTTTGTGGCATGGATGGGACCTTGCTTTGTTGTGATGGGTGCCCAGCATCTTATCATTCCAGATGCATAGGAGTGTGCAAAGTGTTCATACCAGAAGGGCCATGGTATTGTCCCGAGTGTACAATAGATAAGGTAGGGCCAAGAATCACAAAGGGAACCACATTAAAAGGAGCCGAAGTATTTGGTGTTGATGTCTATTCTCAAGCATTTATCGGTGCTTGTGATCATTTACTTGT GCTAAATGCTTCAACAAATTTACATTCCTGCGCAAGATATTACAGTAAAAATGATATTCCATGTGTCCTTCAAGCACTTCTTTCAAGTATGGAGCATATTGTTATGTACAAGGAAATATTCAAGGCTATCATCCAGTATTGGGAAATTCCAGAAGACATCATTTCATTTACTGAAACATCTGAAATTGCTGATCATCAGTTAGCAGAAGAGCATCTTAATTGCACCGTGCCATCATCTGTAATGCCATTGGGCTTG GGAAATGGAGATGCATCTATAGAAACAGTTGGCCCTCAAATGAATATCCCTGGGGAGGTTCAAGTGAAATACACTGTGTTTCCAGGTTCTCTTGACCAGGGGACTGTTCAGTCTGATTTCATGTCAAAAGAAAAGTCAGGCCCAGAGACTGCTACATGTATGTCAACAAATATGTTTGGTAATTGCAGGGACTACGTGAGTGGACCTTATGTGACACCTAAACTTGCTGTTGCCTATAAACACATCAAGATCAGGGTTGGTAAAAGTTTCCATAGTACAGAAAATGCTATCTCATACATGGGATCTTCCTTTAAAGCCCAGGGATATGTCAATAACTATCTACATGGAGATTTTTCTGCATCAGCTGCTGCTAAGCTGGCAGTTCTTTCATCTGAAGAAAACCAGGTTTCTGGGTCTCACTCATCAGATCGTCGGAAACTTATTTCCGCTAATATATCACTTCAAGTAAAAGCATTTTCGTCAGCAGCTATGCGCTTTTTCTGGCCTCATACAGAGAAAAAGCTCATTGAAGTACCAAGGGAAAGGTGTAGTTGGTGTTTTTGTTGTAAAGCTTCTGTTTCGAGCAAAAGAGGGTGCTTGTTGAATGCAGCTGTGGCAAATGCCATAAAGGGTTCTATGAAGATTTTTGCTGGTCTTCGTCATGCAAAGAGTGGAGAGGGATGTCTTCCTGGAATTGCTACATATATTATGTTCATGGAGGAGAGTCTAAGTGGTCTAACTGTCGGCCCCTTTCTAAGTTCAGCATTTAGAAGACAATGGCGCACACAAATGGAGCATGCTAATACCTGTGGTGCATTAAAGTTACTTTTACTTgag CTCGAGGAAAATATTCGTACCATTGCTCTTTCTGGGGACTGGGTTAAGCTTGTTGATGGTTGGTCACCTGAGTCTTCTGTCACTCCAAGTGCTGTTAATGCTTCTGGATCCACTCAGAAACGTAGACCAGGGAGACGTGGAAGGAAAACATCTGTCATGACGGAAGTTACTGCTGATGATAGCCAGGACATATTGGCTGACTTTACTTGGTGGCGAGGTGGTAAGCTGACAAAGCTTTTATTACAAAAAGGGGTTCTGCCTCGCATACTGGTGAAGAAATCTGCACGTCAAG GTGGTTCAAGAAAAATACCTGGCATTTACTATGTTGAAGCATCTGATACTCCTAAAAGAAGCAGACGACTTGTTTGGCGAGCTGCTGTTGAGATGAGCAAGAATATTTCCCAGCTTGCACTTCAT GTTAGGTACCTAGATTTTCATGTGAGATGGAATGATCTTGTTCGTCCAGAGCAGAATATTCAGGATGTAAAAGGCCCAGAAACAGAGGCTTCTGCTTTTAGAAATGCTTACGTTAGTGATAAAAGAGTCATTGATAATGATACTACATATTGTGTTGCTTTTGGGAATCAGAAGCATCTTCCTTCTCGTGTGATGAAGAACATAATTAAAGTGGagcaaacccaagatggaaagGAGAAATATTGGTTTTCGGAGACACGCATTCCCTTGTATTTGATCAAGGAGTTTGAAGAAAATGCAGCGAAAGTTCTGATACAAAAAACAGACAAGCCCGTAAATGCAACTGTAAACTTGCAAAGGAGGAGGTTGAAAGCTTTCCGGAAAGATGTATTTTCTTATCTTGCACGAAAGAGGGATACTAAGGATATGTGCTGTTGTGCTTTGTGTAAACAAGATGTTTTAATGGG GGATGCTGTCAAGTGTAGTGTTTGCAAAG GTGCCTGTCATGAGCAGTGTACTGTCAGTTCAACAGTTCACATCAATGAGGAAGTTGAATTCCTGATCATTTGCAAGCAGTGCTACCACTCTAAAGCTCTGAGTCAAACTGAAAATAATTACGAATCTCCAACAAGTCCTTTACTTTTGCAGCGACAGGAATTTGCTCCAGTGATGGTGAGGAAAGCTGAAAACCCAATTGGTTGTGATCAGCCATCAATGGCTGTCAAAACTGTACAACATGCTTCAGATGCAAAATCAATTAATGCCTCTAAATCCGGATCCAAAAGCAAACGGAAATTATGTTCTTGGGGTCTGATCTGGAGGAAGAAAAATTGTGAAGACACTGGGAGTGATTTCAGATCAAAAAATATTCTTCTGAAGGGCAGTAGAGACTTCGGGCTGTCTGGGCCCCTCTGCCACCTTTGTCGTCAGCCATATAATTGTGATCTAACGTACATTCGCTGTGAAACATGCTTAA ACTGGTATCATGGAGAAGCTGTTGAACTCCAGGAGTCAAAGATTTCCGATCTGCTGGGTTTCAAATGTTGCAGGTGTAGGAGGATTAGATCACCTGTGTGCCCTTACTTGGATCCAGACAGCAAAAAGCAATTAGAGGAGAAGAAGACACGCAGTAAGCCTGCAAAGCAAGATGAGAAGGACCCCAGTGTGGATGTTGTCCCTCAGCAAGTCAAGCTGGAACCTGCTATGCCTCATTTGCCTGCAATGGAACAAGTGGTGTATGTAGCAGAGGATGATCCTCTACTTTTTAATCATACGAGAGTTGAGCAGATAACCGAACAGAACTCTAGTGTTGATTATGAGTGGAATGCTACAAGTGTTTCTGGGTTCGGGCCACAAAAACTGCCTGTTAGAAGGCACAATAAACGTGATAAGGAAGAAGATTGTTCTTTAGCTGGCAATTCAGCTCATGATGACTTGTCAGCTTTTGGAGGAAATGTCTTTAACTCTGCAGACGAGTCATTGTCTCAGGTTCAGTGGGATCCTACTGCAAGTGGCTTTGGTGATGGTATGATGTTCAACTATGAAGACCTCAGCTTTGAGGATATGGAGTTTGAGCCTCAgacttatttttcatttaatgAGCTGCTTGCATCTGATGATGGTGTTCAACAGGATGTAGTTGGTTCAGCTGAGAATGTGGCAGAGAACTGGGAGAATTCATCCATTCTACCAAGCGATGGTGTTGTTGATGCATCTTTCAATCAGCAAGAACCTTCAAGCTTGGTTAAACATGCAGTTAATACAGTGCCTTGTAGAATGTGCACTCGTTATGAACCCTGCCCTGACCTTTGTTGTCAGATTTGTGGTATCCTTATTCACAGTCATTGTTCTCTATGGATTGAGCAGTCATTGAGGGATGGTGGCTGGAGATGTGGTAATTGTCGCGAATGGTTTTAG
- the LOC113706657 gene encoding DDT domain-containing protein PTM isoform X1 — protein MEDAEVRLERKRGRKRKRVDVQNVEMDVDGKKRAVVTRSKRLVGCYVRKEFEGSGFYLGKVVSYDTGLYRVDYEDGDCEDLESGEVRSFLIDESEIDGEWMERKNKLDALLLHKDKDVEAINELKTENVVPLESANVVANAQVKETSAVSELINANCDAEIEGVQIDYDANVDSVSDSCEDEEISSEVEVPVVPPPELPPSSWNIGVPAEDVSHLLSVYSFLRSFSIQLFLSPFGLDDFVGSLNCSAPNTLLDSVHVALMRVLRHYFEKLSVDGSELASKCLRGMDWSLLDTLTWPIYLVHYLMVMDYTDGPEWKGFFIHALEREYYTLSAGKKLLILQILCDDVLDSEELRAEIDIREESEGGIDPDTGMVVAPVAGPRRVHPRNSKTSACKGQEAMQIIAQSREMKSFSNSGNLGLSVQGQDGISDMDQDGNGDECRLCGMDGTLLCCDGCPASYHSRCIGVCKVFIPEGPWYCPECTIDKVGPRITKGTTLKGAEVFGVDVYSQAFIGACDHLLVLNASTNLHSCARYYSKNDIPCVLQALLSSMEHIVMYKEIFKAIIQYWEIPEDIISFTETSEIADHQLAEEHLNCTVPSSVMPLGLVSHNVPETPRSEDTSSCIFGANSGNMNKASLSAVTSDHAVQQGNGDASIETVGPQMNIPGEVQVKYTVFPGSLDQGTVQSDFMSKEKSGPETATCMSTNMFGNCRDYVSGPYVTPKLAVAYKHIKIRVGKSFHSTENAISYMGSSFKAQGYVNNYLHGDFSASAAAKLAVLSSEENQVSGSHSSDRRKLISANISLQVKAFSSAAMRFFWPHTEKKLIEVPRERCSWCFCCKASVSSKRGCLLNAAVANAIKGSMKIFAGLRHAKSGEGCLPGIATYIMFMEESLSGLTVGPFLSSAFRRQWRTQMEHANTCGALKLLLLELEENIRTIALSGDWVKLVDGWSPESSVTPSAVNASGSTQKRRPGRRGRKTSVMTEVTADDSQDILADFTWWRGGKLTKLLLQKGVLPRILVKKSARQGGSRKIPGIYYVEASDTPKRSRRLVWRAAVEMSKNISQLALHVRYLDFHVRWNDLVRPEQNIQDVKGPETEASAFRNAYVSDKRVIDNDTTYCVAFGNQKHLPSRVMKNIIKVEQTQDGKEKYWFSETRIPLYLIKEFEENAAKVLIQKTDKPVNATVNLQRRRLKAFRKDVFSYLARKRDTKDMCCCALCKQDVLMGDAVKCSVCKGACHEQCTVSSTVHINEEVEFLIICKQCYHSKALSQTENNYESPTSPLLLQRQEFAPVMVRKAENPIGCDQPSMAVKTVQHASDAKSINASKSGSKSKRKLCSWGLIWRKKNCEDTGSDFRSKNILLKGSRDFGLSGPLCHLCRQPYNCDLTYIRCETCLNWYHGEAVELQESKISDLLGFKCCRCRRIRSPVCPYLDPDSKKQLEEKKTRSKPAKQDEKDPSVDVVPQQVKLEPAMPHLPAMEQVVYVAEDDPLLFNHTRVEQITEQNSSVDYEWNATSVSGFGPQKLPVRRHNKRDKEEDCSLAGNSAHDDLSAFGGNVFNSADESLSQVQWDPTASGFGDGMMFNYEDLSFEDMEFEPQTYFSFNELLASDDGVQQDVVGSAENVAENWENSSILPSDGVVDASFNQQEPSSLVKHAVNTVPCRMCTRYEPCPDLCCQICGILIHSHCSLWIEQSLRDGGWRCGNCREWF, from the exons ATGGAGGATGCGGAAGTTAGATTGGAGAGGAAAAGGGGGCGGAAAAGGAAGAGAGTTGATGTTCAGAATGTGGAAATGGATGTAGATGGGAAGAAGAGGGCAGTGGTGACACGGTCGAAGAGGCTGGTGGGGTGTTATGTGAGGAAGGAATTCGAGGGGAGTGGGTTTTATTTGGGGAAGGTTGTTTCATATGATACGGGGTTGTATAGGGTTGATTATGAGGATGGGGATTGTGAGGATTTGGAGAGTGGTGAAGTGAGGAgctttttgattgatgagagTGAAATAGACGGTGAGTGGATGGAGCGCAAAAATAAGTTGGATGCTTTATTGTTGCATAAAGACAAGGATGTAGAGGCGATTAATGAATTGAAAACCGAGAATGTGGTCCCATTAGAGTCTGCAAATGTCGTTGCCAATGCTCAGGTCAAAGAAACGTCTGCAGTTAGCGAGTTGATTAATGCTAATTGTGATGCTGAAATTGAGGGCGTTCAAATTGATTATGATGCTAATGTTGACTCAGTGAGTGATTCCTGTGAGGATGAGGAAATCAGTTCAGAGGTGGAAGTGCCGGTTGTTCCACCACCAGAGTTGCCTCCCTCTTCGTGGAATATTGGGGTTCCAGCAGAGGATGTGTCGCACCTTCTTTCCGTATATAGTTTTCTGCGCTCGTTTAGTATTCAGCTGTTTTTGAGTCCCTTTGGACTGGATGATTTTGTGGGATCACTCAACTGTTCTGCTCCGAACACATTGTTGGACTCTGTCCATGTAGCTCTCATGCGTGTTTTGAGGCATTATTTCGAAAAGCTCTCAGTGGATGGTTCGGAGCTCGCATCAAAGTGCTTGAG AGGCATGGATTGGAGCTTGCTAGATACATTGACCTGGCCTATTTATCTGGTTCACTATTTAATGGTGATGGACTACACAGATGGTCCCGAATGGAAAGGTTTTTTTATCCATGCACTGGAGAGAGAATATTACACTTTATCTGCTGGTAAGAAGCTCTTGATTTTGCAAATCTTGTGTGATGATGTTTTAGATTCTGAGGAATTAAGAGCAGAGATTGACATTCGCGAAGAATCAGAAGGGGGAATAGATCCAGATACGGGAATGGTTGTTGCTCCCGTGGCTGGACCAAGAAGAGTTCAtcctagaaattccaaaacttcTGCTTGTAAAGGTCAAGAAGCAATGCAAATTATTGCCCAAAGTCGTGAAATGAAGTCATTTTCCAACTCTGGTAATCTGGGGTTGAGTGTTCAGGGACAAGATGGTATTTCGGATATGGATCAGGATGGTAATGGCGATGAATGCCGTCTTTGTGGCATGGATGGGACCTTGCTTTGTTGTGATGGGTGCCCAGCATCTTATCATTCCAGATGCATAGGAGTGTGCAAAGTGTTCATACCAGAAGGGCCATGGTATTGTCCCGAGTGTACAATAGATAAGGTAGGGCCAAGAATCACAAAGGGAACCACATTAAAAGGAGCCGAAGTATTTGGTGTTGATGTCTATTCTCAAGCATTTATCGGTGCTTGTGATCATTTACTTGT GCTAAATGCTTCAACAAATTTACATTCCTGCGCAAGATATTACAGTAAAAATGATATTCCATGTGTCCTTCAAGCACTTCTTTCAAGTATGGAGCATATTGTTATGTACAAGGAAATATTCAAGGCTATCATCCAGTATTGGGAAATTCCAGAAGACATCATTTCATTTACTGAAACATCTGAAATTGCTGATCATCAGTTAGCAGAAGAGCATCTTAATTGCACCGTGCCATCATCTGTAATGCCATTGGGCTTGGTAAGTCATAATGTTCCAGAGACACCCCGAAGTGAGGATACTTCAAGCTGTATTTTTGGTGCTAATTCAGGAAACATGAACAAGGCCTCTTTGAGTGCAGTAACATCTGATCATGCTGTTCAACAGGGAAATGGAGATGCATCTATAGAAACAGTTGGCCCTCAAATGAATATCCCTGGGGAGGTTCAAGTGAAATACACTGTGTTTCCAGGTTCTCTTGACCAGGGGACTGTTCAGTCTGATTTCATGTCAAAAGAAAAGTCAGGCCCAGAGACTGCTACATGTATGTCAACAAATATGTTTGGTAATTGCAGGGACTACGTGAGTGGACCTTATGTGACACCTAAACTTGCTGTTGCCTATAAACACATCAAGATCAGGGTTGGTAAAAGTTTCCATAGTACAGAAAATGCTATCTCATACATGGGATCTTCCTTTAAAGCCCAGGGATATGTCAATAACTATCTACATGGAGATTTTTCTGCATCAGCTGCTGCTAAGCTGGCAGTTCTTTCATCTGAAGAAAACCAGGTTTCTGGGTCTCACTCATCAGATCGTCGGAAACTTATTTCCGCTAATATATCACTTCAAGTAAAAGCATTTTCGTCAGCAGCTATGCGCTTTTTCTGGCCTCATACAGAGAAAAAGCTCATTGAAGTACCAAGGGAAAGGTGTAGTTGGTGTTTTTGTTGTAAAGCTTCTGTTTCGAGCAAAAGAGGGTGCTTGTTGAATGCAGCTGTGGCAAATGCCATAAAGGGTTCTATGAAGATTTTTGCTGGTCTTCGTCATGCAAAGAGTGGAGAGGGATGTCTTCCTGGAATTGCTACATATATTATGTTCATGGAGGAGAGTCTAAGTGGTCTAACTGTCGGCCCCTTTCTAAGTTCAGCATTTAGAAGACAATGGCGCACACAAATGGAGCATGCTAATACCTGTGGTGCATTAAAGTTACTTTTACTTgag CTCGAGGAAAATATTCGTACCATTGCTCTTTCTGGGGACTGGGTTAAGCTTGTTGATGGTTGGTCACCTGAGTCTTCTGTCACTCCAAGTGCTGTTAATGCTTCTGGATCCACTCAGAAACGTAGACCAGGGAGACGTGGAAGGAAAACATCTGTCATGACGGAAGTTACTGCTGATGATAGCCAGGACATATTGGCTGACTTTACTTGGTGGCGAGGTGGTAAGCTGACAAAGCTTTTATTACAAAAAGGGGTTCTGCCTCGCATACTGGTGAAGAAATCTGCACGTCAAG GTGGTTCAAGAAAAATACCTGGCATTTACTATGTTGAAGCATCTGATACTCCTAAAAGAAGCAGACGACTTGTTTGGCGAGCTGCTGTTGAGATGAGCAAGAATATTTCCCAGCTTGCACTTCAT GTTAGGTACCTAGATTTTCATGTGAGATGGAATGATCTTGTTCGTCCAGAGCAGAATATTCAGGATGTAAAAGGCCCAGAAACAGAGGCTTCTGCTTTTAGAAATGCTTACGTTAGTGATAAAAGAGTCATTGATAATGATACTACATATTGTGTTGCTTTTGGGAATCAGAAGCATCTTCCTTCTCGTGTGATGAAGAACATAATTAAAGTGGagcaaacccaagatggaaagGAGAAATATTGGTTTTCGGAGACACGCATTCCCTTGTATTTGATCAAGGAGTTTGAAGAAAATGCAGCGAAAGTTCTGATACAAAAAACAGACAAGCCCGTAAATGCAACTGTAAACTTGCAAAGGAGGAGGTTGAAAGCTTTCCGGAAAGATGTATTTTCTTATCTTGCACGAAAGAGGGATACTAAGGATATGTGCTGTTGTGCTTTGTGTAAACAAGATGTTTTAATGGG GGATGCTGTCAAGTGTAGTGTTTGCAAAG GTGCCTGTCATGAGCAGTGTACTGTCAGTTCAACAGTTCACATCAATGAGGAAGTTGAATTCCTGATCATTTGCAAGCAGTGCTACCACTCTAAAGCTCTGAGTCAAACTGAAAATAATTACGAATCTCCAACAAGTCCTTTACTTTTGCAGCGACAGGAATTTGCTCCAGTGATGGTGAGGAAAGCTGAAAACCCAATTGGTTGTGATCAGCCATCAATGGCTGTCAAAACTGTACAACATGCTTCAGATGCAAAATCAATTAATGCCTCTAAATCCGGATCCAAAAGCAAACGGAAATTATGTTCTTGGGGTCTGATCTGGAGGAAGAAAAATTGTGAAGACACTGGGAGTGATTTCAGATCAAAAAATATTCTTCTGAAGGGCAGTAGAGACTTCGGGCTGTCTGGGCCCCTCTGCCACCTTTGTCGTCAGCCATATAATTGTGATCTAACGTACATTCGCTGTGAAACATGCTTAA ACTGGTATCATGGAGAAGCTGTTGAACTCCAGGAGTCAAAGATTTCCGATCTGCTGGGTTTCAAATGTTGCAGGTGTAGGAGGATTAGATCACCTGTGTGCCCTTACTTGGATCCAGACAGCAAAAAGCAATTAGAGGAGAAGAAGACACGCAGTAAGCCTGCAAAGCAAGATGAGAAGGACCCCAGTGTGGATGTTGTCCCTCAGCAAGTCAAGCTGGAACCTGCTATGCCTCATTTGCCTGCAATGGAACAAGTGGTGTATGTAGCAGAGGATGATCCTCTACTTTTTAATCATACGAGAGTTGAGCAGATAACCGAACAGAACTCTAGTGTTGATTATGAGTGGAATGCTACAAGTGTTTCTGGGTTCGGGCCACAAAAACTGCCTGTTAGAAGGCACAATAAACGTGATAAGGAAGAAGATTGTTCTTTAGCTGGCAATTCAGCTCATGATGACTTGTCAGCTTTTGGAGGAAATGTCTTTAACTCTGCAGACGAGTCATTGTCTCAGGTTCAGTGGGATCCTACTGCAAGTGGCTTTGGTGATGGTATGATGTTCAACTATGAAGACCTCAGCTTTGAGGATATGGAGTTTGAGCCTCAgacttatttttcatttaatgAGCTGCTTGCATCTGATGATGGTGTTCAACAGGATGTAGTTGGTTCAGCTGAGAATGTGGCAGAGAACTGGGAGAATTCATCCATTCTACCAAGCGATGGTGTTGTTGATGCATCTTTCAATCAGCAAGAACCTTCAAGCTTGGTTAAACATGCAGTTAATACAGTGCCTTGTAGAATGTGCACTCGTTATGAACCCTGCCCTGACCTTTGTTGTCAGATTTGTGGTATCCTTATTCACAGTCATTGTTCTCTATGGATTGAGCAGTCATTGAGGGATGGTGGCTGGAGATGTGGTAATTGTCGCGAATGGTTTTAG